The Doryrhamphus excisus isolate RoL2022-K1 chromosome 18, RoL_Dexc_1.0, whole genome shotgun sequence genome contains a region encoding:
- the cbfa2t2 gene encoding protein CBFA2T2 isoform X2 yields the protein MSTAVLLLHIWGCQNLSSYSIEKKSPAMPGSPVDAKTHSRSAPSSSISAMPPLPSINPSGPRLASFSTTALTNGNHHSPPTLNAVPSPPQRYSNGPSSSSSSSLANQQLPATCGARQLSKLKRFLTTLQQFGNDISPEIGDSVRSLVLALVNSTVTIEEFHSRLQEATNFPLRPFVIPFLKANLPLLQRELLHCARAAKQTPAQYLSQHEHLLLSTTMASSPDSSELLMEPTEAVTKRPSPSRVKENGFHERPPVALEPAAKRICTISPAPRHSPAHPLPLNAQLHPTPPPLQHYALDDIAAPHILHREHSQRMLEIRELKDRPRLPGTNGGYREEPVDHRLTDREWADEWRHLDHVLNSIVDMVEKTRRSVSVLRRCQESDREELNYWRRRSSEQEDARKGGSAPFSKTHSPHSAESESQRDFAPRPGSAYVTDEIWRKAEEAVNEVKRQAMDEVQKAVAEAEQKAFEMIAVERAKMEKTLAEAKRKAQEDAIMVINEQEDSSECCWNCGRKASETCSGCNAARYCGSFCQHKDWERHHLICSPGLQAQPKPVSAISAARVAAGVSPAGLAGIKAPDSVPSVSSPGGEKAASRSSTPSTPASAPETNGH from the exons ATGAGCACAGCTGTCTTACTTCTTCACATTTGGGGATGCCAGAACCTGAGCtcat ACAGTATAGAGAAGAAGAGCCCTGCCATGCCCGGTTCTCCTGTGGATGCTAAGACTCATTCCAGATCAGCTCCCAGCAGCAGCATCTCCGCCATGCCTCCCCTGCCCTCCATCAACCCCAGTGGCCCACGCCTGGCCTCCTTCTCCACCACAGCAT TGACCAACGGGAACCATCATTCCCCACCCACCCTCAACGCAGTGCCGTCACCACCGCAGCGCTACAGCAACGGGCCCTCGTCTtcgtcgtcatcatcactgGCCAACCAGCAGCTGCCGGCCACCTGCGGCGCGCGTCAGCTGAGCAAGCTCAAGCGTTTCCTGACCACACTGCAGCAGTTCGGCAACGACATCTCCCCGGAGATCGGAGACAGCGTCAGGAGCTTAGTGCTGGCTCTTGTG AATTCAACAGTGACCATCGAGGAGTTTCACTCACGGCTTCAGGAGGCAACCAACTTCCCCTTAAGGCCGTTTGTTATTCCCTTTCTTAAG GCGAACCTCCCCCTGCTGCAGAGAGAGCTGCTCCACTGTGCACGTGCAGCCAAGCAGACCCCCGCCCAGTACCTGTCCCAGCATGAGCACCTCCTGCTCAGCACCACCATGGCCTCGTCGCCCGACTCCTCTGAACTGCTGATGGAACCCACCGAAGCCGTGACCAAGAGGCCCAGCCCGAGCAG GGTCAAAGAGAACGGCTTCCACGAGCGCCCGCCTGTGGCTTTGGAGCCCGCCGCCAAGCGCATTTGCACCATCAGCCCCGCTCCCCGCCACAGCCCCGCCCACCCGTTGCCACTCAACGCACAGCTGCACCCGACCCCGCCACCTCTGCAACACTACGCCCTGGATGACATCGCGGCGCCGCATATCCTACACCGCGAGCATAGCCAACGGATGCTGGAAATCAGAGAACTCAAAGACAGACCGCGGCTGCCTG GCACTAACGGGGGCTACCGCGAAGAACCGGTGGACCATAGGCTGACAGATAGGGAGTGGGCTGATGAATGGAGGCATCTGGACCAC GTTTTGAACTCCATCGTGGACATGGTGGAAAAGACACGGAGGTCGGTGAGCGTCCTGCGGCGGTGCCAGGAGTCAGACCGCGAGGAGCTCAATTACTGGAGGAGGCGGTCCAGTGAGCAGGAGGACGCTCGCAAAGGAGGCTCTGCACCCTTCTCCAAAACTCACAGCCCCCACTCTGCAGAGTCAG AGTCCCAGCGTGACTTTGCCCCACGACCCGGCTCAGCGTATGTCACAGACGAGATCTGGAGAAAAGCCG AGGAGGCAGTGAACGAGGTGAAGCGTCAAGCCATGGATGAGGTACAGAAGGCAGTGGCCGAAGCCGAGCAGAAGGCCTTCGAGATGATCGCCGTGGAGAGGGCCAAGATGGAGAAGACACTAGCCGAAGCCAAGAGGAAGGCTCAAGAAGATGCCATCATGGTCATCAATGAGCAAGAGGATTCCAGCGAG tGTTGTTGGAATTGTGGCCGCAAAGCCAGCGAAACATGCAGCGGCTGCAACGCGGCGCGCTACTGCGGCTCCTTCTGCCAGCACAAAGACTGGGAGAGGCACCACCTCATCTGCAGTCCGGGACTTCAGGCTCAACCCAAACCCGTTTCCGCCATCTCTGCCGCCAGGGTGGCCGCCGGGGTGTCCCCTGCGGGCTTGGCCGGCATCAAAGCCCCCGACAGCGTCCCCTCGGTGTCCAGTCCTGGCGGAGAAAAGGCGGCATCTCGCTCGTCCACCCCTTCCACCCCGGCCTCGGCACCTGAGACCAACGGACATTGA
- the cbfa2t2 gene encoding protein CBFA2T2 isoform X1 — translation MAKPQKLCVCCGYDEAVRTLDTAYSIEKKSPAMPGSPVDAKTHSRSAPSSSISAMPPLPSINPSGPRLASFSTTALTNGNHHSPPTLNAVPSPPQRYSNGPSSSSSSSLANQQLPATCGARQLSKLKRFLTTLQQFGNDISPEIGDSVRSLVLALVNSTVTIEEFHSRLQEATNFPLRPFVIPFLKANLPLLQRELLHCARAAKQTPAQYLSQHEHLLLSTTMASSPDSSELLMEPTEAVTKRPSPSRVKENGFHERPPVALEPAAKRICTISPAPRHSPAHPLPLNAQLHPTPPPLQHYALDDIAAPHILHREHSQRMLEIRELKDRPRLPGTNGGYREEPVDHRLTDREWADEWRHLDHVLNSIVDMVEKTRRSVSVLRRCQESDREELNYWRRRSSEQEDARKGGSAPFSKTHSPHSAESESQRDFAPRPGSAYVTDEIWRKAEEAVNEVKRQAMDEVQKAVAEAEQKAFEMIAVERAKMEKTLAEAKRKAQEDAIMVINEQEDSSECCWNCGRKASETCSGCNAARYCGSFCQHKDWERHHLICSPGLQAQPKPVSAISAARVAAGVSPAGLAGIKAPDSVPSVSSPGGEKAASRSSTPSTPASAPETNGH, via the exons ACAGTATAGAGAAGAAGAGCCCTGCCATGCCCGGTTCTCCTGTGGATGCTAAGACTCATTCCAGATCAGCTCCCAGCAGCAGCATCTCCGCCATGCCTCCCCTGCCCTCCATCAACCCCAGTGGCCCACGCCTGGCCTCCTTCTCCACCACAGCAT TGACCAACGGGAACCATCATTCCCCACCCACCCTCAACGCAGTGCCGTCACCACCGCAGCGCTACAGCAACGGGCCCTCGTCTtcgtcgtcatcatcactgGCCAACCAGCAGCTGCCGGCCACCTGCGGCGCGCGTCAGCTGAGCAAGCTCAAGCGTTTCCTGACCACACTGCAGCAGTTCGGCAACGACATCTCCCCGGAGATCGGAGACAGCGTCAGGAGCTTAGTGCTGGCTCTTGTG AATTCAACAGTGACCATCGAGGAGTTTCACTCACGGCTTCAGGAGGCAACCAACTTCCCCTTAAGGCCGTTTGTTATTCCCTTTCTTAAG GCGAACCTCCCCCTGCTGCAGAGAGAGCTGCTCCACTGTGCACGTGCAGCCAAGCAGACCCCCGCCCAGTACCTGTCCCAGCATGAGCACCTCCTGCTCAGCACCACCATGGCCTCGTCGCCCGACTCCTCTGAACTGCTGATGGAACCCACCGAAGCCGTGACCAAGAGGCCCAGCCCGAGCAG GGTCAAAGAGAACGGCTTCCACGAGCGCCCGCCTGTGGCTTTGGAGCCCGCCGCCAAGCGCATTTGCACCATCAGCCCCGCTCCCCGCCACAGCCCCGCCCACCCGTTGCCACTCAACGCACAGCTGCACCCGACCCCGCCACCTCTGCAACACTACGCCCTGGATGACATCGCGGCGCCGCATATCCTACACCGCGAGCATAGCCAACGGATGCTGGAAATCAGAGAACTCAAAGACAGACCGCGGCTGCCTG GCACTAACGGGGGCTACCGCGAAGAACCGGTGGACCATAGGCTGACAGATAGGGAGTGGGCTGATGAATGGAGGCATCTGGACCAC GTTTTGAACTCCATCGTGGACATGGTGGAAAAGACACGGAGGTCGGTGAGCGTCCTGCGGCGGTGCCAGGAGTCAGACCGCGAGGAGCTCAATTACTGGAGGAGGCGGTCCAGTGAGCAGGAGGACGCTCGCAAAGGAGGCTCTGCACCCTTCTCCAAAACTCACAGCCCCCACTCTGCAGAGTCAG AGTCCCAGCGTGACTTTGCCCCACGACCCGGCTCAGCGTATGTCACAGACGAGATCTGGAGAAAAGCCG AGGAGGCAGTGAACGAGGTGAAGCGTCAAGCCATGGATGAGGTACAGAAGGCAGTGGCCGAAGCCGAGCAGAAGGCCTTCGAGATGATCGCCGTGGAGAGGGCCAAGATGGAGAAGACACTAGCCGAAGCCAAGAGGAAGGCTCAAGAAGATGCCATCATGGTCATCAATGAGCAAGAGGATTCCAGCGAG tGTTGTTGGAATTGTGGCCGCAAAGCCAGCGAAACATGCAGCGGCTGCAACGCGGCGCGCTACTGCGGCTCCTTCTGCCAGCACAAAGACTGGGAGAGGCACCACCTCATCTGCAGTCCGGGACTTCAGGCTCAACCCAAACCCGTTTCCGCCATCTCTGCCGCCAGGGTGGCCGCCGGGGTGTCCCCTGCGGGCTTGGCCGGCATCAAAGCCCCCGACAGCGTCCCCTCGGTGTCCAGTCCTGGCGGAGAAAAGGCGGCATCTCGCTCGTCCACCCCTTCCACCCCGGCCTCGGCACCTGAGACCAACGGACATTGA
- the cbfa2t2 gene encoding protein CBFA2T2 isoform X3, giving the protein MPGSPVDAKTHSRSAPSSSISAMPPLPSINPSGPRLASFSTTALTNGNHHSPPTLNAVPSPPQRYSNGPSSSSSSSLANQQLPATCGARQLSKLKRFLTTLQQFGNDISPEIGDSVRSLVLALVNSTVTIEEFHSRLQEATNFPLRPFVIPFLKANLPLLQRELLHCARAAKQTPAQYLSQHEHLLLSTTMASSPDSSELLMEPTEAVTKRPSPSRVKENGFHERPPVALEPAAKRICTISPAPRHSPAHPLPLNAQLHPTPPPLQHYALDDIAAPHILHREHSQRMLEIRELKDRPRLPGTNGGYREEPVDHRLTDREWADEWRHLDHVLNSIVDMVEKTRRSVSVLRRCQESDREELNYWRRRSSEQEDARKGGSAPFSKTHSPHSAESESQRDFAPRPGSAYVTDEIWRKAEEAVNEVKRQAMDEVQKAVAEAEQKAFEMIAVERAKMEKTLAEAKRKAQEDAIMVINEQEDSSECCWNCGRKASETCSGCNAARYCGSFCQHKDWERHHLICSPGLQAQPKPVSAISAARVAAGVSPAGLAGIKAPDSVPSVSSPGGEKAASRSSTPSTPASAPETNGH; this is encoded by the exons ATGCCCGGTTCTCCTGTGGATGCTAAGACTCATTCCAGATCAGCTCCCAGCAGCAGCATCTCCGCCATGCCTCCCCTGCCCTCCATCAACCCCAGTGGCCCACGCCTGGCCTCCTTCTCCACCACAGCAT TGACCAACGGGAACCATCATTCCCCACCCACCCTCAACGCAGTGCCGTCACCACCGCAGCGCTACAGCAACGGGCCCTCGTCTtcgtcgtcatcatcactgGCCAACCAGCAGCTGCCGGCCACCTGCGGCGCGCGTCAGCTGAGCAAGCTCAAGCGTTTCCTGACCACACTGCAGCAGTTCGGCAACGACATCTCCCCGGAGATCGGAGACAGCGTCAGGAGCTTAGTGCTGGCTCTTGTG AATTCAACAGTGACCATCGAGGAGTTTCACTCACGGCTTCAGGAGGCAACCAACTTCCCCTTAAGGCCGTTTGTTATTCCCTTTCTTAAG GCGAACCTCCCCCTGCTGCAGAGAGAGCTGCTCCACTGTGCACGTGCAGCCAAGCAGACCCCCGCCCAGTACCTGTCCCAGCATGAGCACCTCCTGCTCAGCACCACCATGGCCTCGTCGCCCGACTCCTCTGAACTGCTGATGGAACCCACCGAAGCCGTGACCAAGAGGCCCAGCCCGAGCAG GGTCAAAGAGAACGGCTTCCACGAGCGCCCGCCTGTGGCTTTGGAGCCCGCCGCCAAGCGCATTTGCACCATCAGCCCCGCTCCCCGCCACAGCCCCGCCCACCCGTTGCCACTCAACGCACAGCTGCACCCGACCCCGCCACCTCTGCAACACTACGCCCTGGATGACATCGCGGCGCCGCATATCCTACACCGCGAGCATAGCCAACGGATGCTGGAAATCAGAGAACTCAAAGACAGACCGCGGCTGCCTG GCACTAACGGGGGCTACCGCGAAGAACCGGTGGACCATAGGCTGACAGATAGGGAGTGGGCTGATGAATGGAGGCATCTGGACCAC GTTTTGAACTCCATCGTGGACATGGTGGAAAAGACACGGAGGTCGGTGAGCGTCCTGCGGCGGTGCCAGGAGTCAGACCGCGAGGAGCTCAATTACTGGAGGAGGCGGTCCAGTGAGCAGGAGGACGCTCGCAAAGGAGGCTCTGCACCCTTCTCCAAAACTCACAGCCCCCACTCTGCAGAGTCAG AGTCCCAGCGTGACTTTGCCCCACGACCCGGCTCAGCGTATGTCACAGACGAGATCTGGAGAAAAGCCG AGGAGGCAGTGAACGAGGTGAAGCGTCAAGCCATGGATGAGGTACAGAAGGCAGTGGCCGAAGCCGAGCAGAAGGCCTTCGAGATGATCGCCGTGGAGAGGGCCAAGATGGAGAAGACACTAGCCGAAGCCAAGAGGAAGGCTCAAGAAGATGCCATCATGGTCATCAATGAGCAAGAGGATTCCAGCGAG tGTTGTTGGAATTGTGGCCGCAAAGCCAGCGAAACATGCAGCGGCTGCAACGCGGCGCGCTACTGCGGCTCCTTCTGCCAGCACAAAGACTGGGAGAGGCACCACCTCATCTGCAGTCCGGGACTTCAGGCTCAACCCAAACCCGTTTCCGCCATCTCTGCCGCCAGGGTGGCCGCCGGGGTGTCCCCTGCGGGCTTGGCCGGCATCAAAGCCCCCGACAGCGTCCCCTCGGTGTCCAGTCCTGGCGGAGAAAAGGCGGCATCTCGCTCGTCCACCCCTTCCACCCCGGCCTCGGCACCTGAGACCAACGGACATTGA